In the Gossypium arboreum isolate Shixiya-1 chromosome 10, ASM2569848v2, whole genome shotgun sequence genome, one interval contains:
- the LOC108460891 gene encoding protein STRUBBELIG-RECEPTOR FAMILY 8-like yields MKLPIMGFINKAFSLPMTHLFLTELILVGLVISVFIPAQCFTDSTDVQALQVLYTSLNSPTELTNWNSDGNDPCEESWKGVACEGSAVVSIDVSGLGLSGTMGYLLNDLMSLKTLDLSNNNIHDMIPYQLPPILTSLNVAGNNLSGSLPYSISTMVTLTYLNVSHNSLSPSVGDVFANLTDLGTLDISFNNFSGDLPVSFSSLTTLSALYMQNNQFSGSLNVLSGLPLNTLNVANNNLSGWIPQELFSLPTFIYDGNSFANGPAPLPLPYSPPPPGRSRHKHKTRPGTHKSLDSDAQSSDSDKGPSAGQIVGIVLGSLLLLVLVLLAVVFCIHKNKRKVSGARASKGSFSAGFNDGHTEMQEQRVKSVAAVIDLKPPPAEKVTTVDRISKNGSLNRMKSPITATSYTVAALQTATNSFSQEYLIGEGSLGRVYKAEFPNGKTMAIKKIDNAALSLQEEDNFLEAISNMSRLRHPNIVTLAGYCAEHGQRLLVYEYVGNGSLHDMLHFSDDGGKTLSWNARVRVALGTARALEYLHEVCLPSVVHRNFKSANILLDDELNPHLSDCGLAALNPNTERQVSTQVVGSFGYSAPEFALSGIYTVKSDVYSFGVVMLELLTGRKPLDSSRVRSEQSLVRWATPQLHDIDALAKMVDPTLNGMYPAKSLSRFADIIALCVQPEPEFRPPMSEVVQALVRLVQRASVVKRRPSDESGFGYKTPDHEAGDFSF; encoded by the exons TTCAAGCTCTTCAGGTTTTATACACTTCATTGAACAGTCCTACCGAGTTAACAAATTGGAATAGTGATGGTAATGATCCATGTGAAGAATCATGGAAAGGTGTTGCCTGTGAAGGCTCAGCTGTTGTTTCCAT TGACGTTTCTGGATTAGGACTTTCTGGAACTATGGGATACTTGCTCAATGATCTCATGTCCTTGAAAACACT TGATTTGAGTAACAACAACATTCATGACATGATTCCGTATCAGTTGCCACCGATTCTTACGAGCCT GAATGTTGCAGGTAATAACTTAAGTGGGAGTCTTCCTTATTCCATTTCCACTATGGTTACTCTTACTTACCT GAACGTAAGCCATAATTCACTTTCCCCTTCAGTTGGAGATGTTTTTGCTAATCTTACGGACCTCGGGACCTT GGATATTTCCTTCAACAATTTTAGTGGGGATCTACCTGTTTCATTTAGCTCATTGACCACTCTTTCGGCGCT GTATATGCAGAACAATCAATTTTCCGGTTCTCTTAATGTTCTCTCGGGTTTACCTTTGAACACTCT AAATGTTGCCAACAACAATTTAAGTGGATGGATTCCTCAAGAGCTTTTTTCACTCCCGACTTTTAT ATATGATGGGAATTCCTTTGCCAATGGACCTGCTCCTCTGCCACTACCATATAGTCCACCTCCACCTGGTAGATCTCGTCATAAACATAAAACTCGACCAGGAACTCATAAATCCCTCGATTCCGATGCTCAATCTTCAGATTCAGATAAGGGACCATCGGCTGGACAAATTGTAGGCATTGTTCTTGGTTCTTTGTTGCTACTTGTCCTTGTACTACTTGCTGTTGTTTTctgtattcataaaaataaaaggaaggtGAGCGGTGCAAGAGCTTCAAAGGGAAGTTTTTCAGCTGGCTTCAATGATG GACATACCGAGATGCAAGAGCAGAGAGTGAAAAGTGTTGCTGCCGTTATAGATTTGAAACCCCCACCAGCAGAAAAGGTGACAACAGTCGATAGGATTTCCAAAAATGGATCTCTAAACAGAATGAAGTCACCGATCACCGCTACATCATATACCGTCGCAGCTTTACAAACAGCAACAAATAGTTTCAGTCAAGAATACCTTATTGGCGAAGGTTCACTCGGTCGTGTTTACAAGGCCGAGTTTCCAAACGGAAAG ACAATGGCTATTAAAAAAATAGACAATGCTGCATTATCATTACAAGAGGAAGACAATTTTCTAGAAGCTATCTCCAATATGTCACGTTTGAGACATCCTAATATAGTTACATTGGCCGGATACTGTGCCGAGCATGGACAGCGTCTTTTGGTATATGAATATGTAGGCAACGGTAGCCTTCATGATATGCTGCACTTTTCCGATGACGGTGGCAAGACATTAAGCTGGAATGCACGTGTCAGAGTGGCACTCGGCACTGCTCGGGCTTTAGA GTACTTGCATGAAGTGTGCTTGCCTTCAGTTGTACATAGAAATTTCAAGTCGGCAAACATTTTACTTGATGATGAACTCAATCCGCACTTGTCCGACTGTGGCTTAGCTGCTCTTAATCCAAATACCGAGCGGCAGGTTTCAACACAGGTGGTTGGTTCATTTGGTTATAGTGCTCCCGAGTTTGCATTGTCGGGAATATATACCGTAAAGAGTGATGTGTATAGCTTCGGGGTGGTGATGTTGGAGCTGCTAACTGGTCGGAAACCACTAGACAG TTCAAGGGTGAGATCAGAACAGTCACTTGTCCGATGGGCCACTCCACAACTACACGATATCGATGCCCTTGCAAAAATGGTTGATCCTACACTCAATGGCATGTATCCTGCAAAATCTCTGTCGCGTTTTGCCGACATCATCGCTCTATGTGTTCAG CCGGAACCCGAGTTTCGACCTCCCATGTCTGAGGTCGTGCAAGCGTTAGTGAGGTTAGTACAAAGGGCAAGTGTTGTGAAACGGCGACCAAGCGATGAATCGGGATTCGGGTATAAGACTCCAGATCATGAGGCAGGGGACTTTTCATTTTAA